A part of Antechinus flavipes isolate AdamAnt ecotype Samford, QLD, Australia chromosome 6, AdamAnt_v2, whole genome shotgun sequence genomic DNA contains:
- the LOC127540816 gene encoding tyrosine-protein phosphatase non-receptor type 9-like, with amino-acid sequence MEPRPTAGSQEGSWHKMAPHLTSYEELTTKKFLKEINKWTALYNVSPIPWKLAVRFLTARKFDVRLAVELFRAYVKMRQKEGILNLRPDEEPLRSEILSGKFTVLNTRDPSGASIAIFTAKLHHPHKSAQRVVLQALFYLLDRALDSFETQRNGLVFIYDMEGSKYNNFDLKLGKKVLKLLKAAFPARLKKIFIVEAPMWFRVPYSIISILLKGKACGRIQIIRTSKLTQHLPPECLPESLGGYVKLDLTSWNFQFLPHMRDHEDPLGEIILLSLTSSEESHSVDHSAPPAMNIEELLDHFSSKQRRGIYKEFENINYAHPVGTFHNSILPGNLEKNRYEDVPCLDETRVKLMGRMDDTQTDYINANFIDGYNHKNAYIGTQGPLENTFGDFWLMVWEQKVLVIVMITQLEERGKRKCGQYWPMEKDDQFQFDSLVVTNEGVEHMNYYKKTTLEIHNVENQQKRQVTHLHFLNWPDYGVPATNDLIKFLIVVRKQQMKAIENLEPSFNSHPKGPPIVIHCSAGIGRTGTFCLLDICLAELEALGMVNVFQILSHIRAQRALSIQNPEQYYFCYKAIIEYARKMDMLPSATMSGNIET; translated from the coding sequence ATGGAGCCCCGGCCCACGGCCGGATCCCAGGAGGGATCCTGGCACAAGATGGCGCCGCACCTGACCAGCTACGAGGAGCTGACCACCAAGAAGTTTCTGAAGGAGATTAACAAGTGGACAGCTCTGTACAATGTATCTCCGATCCCTTGGAAGCTGGCTGTCAGGTTTCTCACAGCTAGAAAGTTTGATGTCCGCCTGGCTGTTGAATTGTTCCGGGCCTACGTGAAAATGCGACAGAAAGAAGGAATCTTAAATCTGAGGCCTGATGAGGAGCCTCTCCGTTCAGAAATCCTCAGTGGGAAGTTTACTGTTCTAAATACACGGGATCCCTCTGGAGCCTCCATCGCAATCTTCACTGCTAAATTACATCATCCCCATAAATCCGCTCAACGTGTAGTCCTCCAGGCTCTGTTTTACCTGCTGGACAGAGCACTGGATAGttttgaaactcaaagaaatGGACTGGTGTTTATCTACGACATGGAGGGTTCCAAATATAACAACTTCGACCTAAAACTTGGCAAGAAAGTCCTAAAGCTCCTGAAGGCAGCCTTCCCAGCTcgtttgaagaaaatatttattgtagaGGCACCTATGTGGTTCCGAGTGCCCTATTCCATCATCAGTATCCTACTGAAAGGCAAAGCCTGTGGAAGGATTCAGATAATAAGGACAAGTAAGCTGACCCAACACTTGCCTCCGGAGTGCCTTCCTGAAAGCCTGGGAGGATATGTAAAGTTGGACCTCACCAGTTGGAACTTCCAATTTCTCCCTCATATGCGTGACCACGAGGACCCTCTTggtgaaattattttattgtccCTCACTTCCTCTGAGGAAAGCCACTCAGTGGACCACTCAGCCCCCCCAGCAATGAACATTGAGGAGCTGCTGGATCACTTCAGCAGCAAGCAGAGGAGGGGAATTTACAAAGAATTTGAGAACATTAACTATGCTCATCCTGTTGGCACTTTCCACAATTCCATATTACCAGGTAACTTGGAGAAAAATAGATACGAAGATGTGCCCTGCTTAGACGAAACCCGGGTGAAGTTGATGGGAAGGATGGATGACACCCAAACAGACTATATCAATGCCAATTTCATAGATGGCTATAATCATAAGAATGCTTATATTGGCACACAAGGTCCCTTGGAGAACACCTTTGGTGACTTTTGGCTCATGGTCTGGGAGCAGAAAGTTCTGGTGATTGTCATGATCACACAACTTGAGGAAAGGGGCAAGAGAAAGTGTGGCCAGTACTGGCCCATGGAAAAAGATGACCAGTTCCAATTTGACTCTCTCGTAGTGACCAATGAAGGAGTGGAACACATGAATTATTATAAGAAAACTACGCTAGAAATTCATAACgtagaaaaccaacaaaaaagacAGGTTACCCACCTCCATTTCCTGAATTGGCCAGATTATGGGGTCCCTGCCACCAATGACTTGATTAAGTTTCTCATAGTGGTAAGAAAACAGCAGATGAAAGCAATCGAGAACTTGGAACCATCTTTCAACAGTCACCCCAAAGGGCCACCCATTGTCATCCATTGCAGCGCAGGCATTGGCAGGACAGGCACCTTTTGTTTGTTGGACATCTGCCTGGCAGAGCTGGAAGCGCTAGGCATGGTGAATGTGTTCCAGATACTGTCCCACATAAGAGCCCAGAGGGCACTAAGCATCCAGAACCCAGAACAGTACTACTTCTGTTACAAGGCCATCATTGAATATGCCAGGAAGATGGACATGCTGCCCTCTGCTACAATGTCTGGGAACATAGAGACATGA